The Nitrospira sp. sequence TTGGCAGACCAGTCAAAGATGATGAATTTCGTGTTCAGGCGGAAAGGGCAGGGTGCTGGCTATGAGTCATCCCATCCTCGACCAGATCATCACCTCCACACATGCCAAGCAGAACGGGTCGGACCAATGGCTGGGGCATTGCCCCGCCCACGGATCCCGGCAGAACCGTGACCTGAGTATTGCCCTGCGGGACGACAAGATCCTCCTCAACTGCTTCGCCGCCTGTCAGACCGAAGCGGTCTGTGGTGCGCTCGGCCTTGGCCTCACTGACCTGTTCCTCACAGCTCGAACCACTCCCAATGCGATGCGCCCTCGAACTCCATCGAAGCCGGTGGATCGTGCACACATTGCTTTTCAATTCGAGCTCGGTGCTCTCGATCGGCGCATGCGCGCCGAGCGGGTGCTCGAACAGGCTTCTGGACAGAATTGTGAAGTGACCGATAATGAACGGGACACGCTCATGGGGATTGTGGCGCGGGCTTATGAAGACCTCGAGCGTGCAGAATGGCTCGAAGGCCTGGCTGACCACTTCCGTGAGTACTCCATCCGTCAAGGAAAGGCGGCATGATGGACGTAGCTGAGCTGGCAACCCTGTCTCGCCAGCACCTCTTGTCTGAATCCTCTGAGGACCTCCTGCTGACCCATACGGAAGTGAGCGGGCTGCATCGGCTGACCTCTCAGTCCTACCCACTGGAGTTTGTATTCGATCGGCTGGCGGAACGGCATGGCGAAGAGCGGGCCGAACTGACCGTTAACTACCTCGGGCGGCCTCTCATGGAGAGCATCAGCGTCACGCTGACCTCTGCCGTGACCCATAAGAAACTTGCAGGCCAGCTTGAGGACCTCGTCAGCTCTGCACCCTGGGATCTGTTGCTCCCGCATGCCTGTGCGACGGTCTTGAAAAAGCATCGGGCTGGGGAGCCGCTCGTCACGATCTGCAGCCAGACCCCGATTGAGCCGCTCACCTTCAGCATCAACCCGATCGTGTTCAAGGGCAAGATCTCCATTCTGTACTCGAATGGTGGGCAGGGAAAATCCACCTTCGCGTTGCTCTTGGCCATGCTCAGCTCGGTTGGTGGGTCCGTGGCCGGATTCTCGGCTCTGAATGGGAACAGTCTCTTTCTCGACTTCGAGGATGATGTGTCAGTCCATGCCCGTCGCCTCCAAGCCATTCAGATGGGCCATCCTGACCTGCTGTCGGCTCGCGTGGCGTATCGGCGGTGCGTGGAACCGCTCCATAAGTTCGCGCCCATGCTCATCCGGCAGATCCAGCAGGACCACATCCAGTTCGTCGTCGTGGACTCCATTCTGGCTGCGACAGGGGGCGATTCCAGCGCTGAGGCGACCACCCAGCTCTTTATTGCCTTACGAGCGCTCAATGTCTCGGTGCTGTTGATCGGGCATACGCCCAAGAACCTTGCAGAAGGACAAGACAGTCCCACGCTCTACGGCAGCGTGTTCAACTCGAATTTCGCCCGGGCGACGTGGGAACTGAAGAAGGAGCAAGAGGTGGGCGAGGATCGGCTTATTATCGGGCTCCTCAATCGGAAGTCCAATCTCTCTCGGCTCCATGCGCCTATCGGCCTTCAGATTAGCCATGAGGACGGCGGGACCCGCATCACGTTTGAGCCCTATGACCTGGCCGACGTGCCGGATATGGCGGCGGAGCTGCCCCTTCCAAACCGGATTCGGAATCTTTTGGAGAGCGACGGAACCCCTCGATACGCGAAAGCGATCGCGGATGAACTGGGAGCCTCGTTGCCCAATGTCCGCACGACCCTCTCCCGGAACGACGGACGAAAATGGGTGCACCTCCAAGGGGAGGGAAAAGAGCTCCTATGGACCGTGCTGAATGCCCGAAATTGATGTTTAACAAGTACGTTTAACAAGGGTCGTTGTACAACAACGTTTAACAGTCTTTAACAATGCACGTAAGTGATTGTTCTATAAGTGGAAACATTGTTAAACATGAGTGTTAAAGATGCATGTTGTACAACAATCCCCCTCTCTTTAGAGAGGGGAGTGTTGAACATGTTGTTAAAGAGAAGAGGGGAAACCATGAGGAACCTCACGAAGAGCGATGCAGGTATCAGGCCTTCCGTACCAATCCGTTCCCTCTGAAGTGGAGAGGGAAGAGAGGCTGATGCCAATGCAGTTTGCAAAAGGCCGAGAGAAAACCGGAGGCAGACAGATGGGGACACCCAACCGAGCCACGGTCGAGTTCAAGGAGTTCTGGCAGGAGTTTTTTGAGTCGGAGGCATATCGCGAGAGCCTGAAGGAGAGAGTCCTAGAAGGAAAAGCCGATCACATGGAACGGTATGCGGCTGAGTTGTTATATGGACGGCCACGCCAAGAGATCAGCATGGAAGACAATTCACCCCGGATATTCATTAATAGGATGCTCGTCGGCGAGCGCCCGCAGAACGATCCGACGCTGACCAAGGGTCAGTCTATACATGGCCTTCTCGACGACAGCAGAGCCGATAACGGAATGAAATGAAGCACCCACTGCCTACCAAGCGCCTGTATAGCCTGCCAGAAGCCGCTATGTATCTGGGCCGGTCAACCTGGTCGATACGTCGACTGATCTGGAATGGCGAGCTTCCCCAGGTTCGTGCTGGCGGACGGGTGCATGTGGACGTGCGGGACTTAGACGAGTTCATTGACAAGAATAAGACATGTGAGGAGACAGTCCCTTCTGTTGTACAGCGGCTTGACAGAGAGAAGGTGGAAATGTTATCTAATGGGATAACATGAGAATTAGGGCTATCCGTGAATCAAAAGGACTGTCAATTCGGGCACTGGCAGCCAAGGCCAAGATGGCTTATCCGTTCCTGTGCAATGTCGAGAATGGCAAGGTAGACCCATCACTCAGCACGCTGAGGCGGCTTGCCAAGGCTTTGAAGGTGAAAGTCGTGGAGCTTATTGACGAGTAAGGAGGACGGTTATGGGGATGCTCTATCGGCGCAAGAAACGCGATCCCATCACGCAAGCTCTGCTTGAGTTTGGGCCCTGGTGGATGAAGTACTACGATCATGGGCGACCGGTCTATCAAAGCACCGAGAAGACGGAGAAGCGCGAAGCGTCAGCCGTTCTCAAGCGGGCTGAAGGGAAGGTTTTGGACGGCCAACGAGAAGGGCCCATGATTTACCGAACTCGATTTGAAGACCTGGTCGATGGACTGAAACAAGAATATGCCCTCAAGGGCCGAAAGACGTGGGATCGGCGAGAGTATAACCTCGATCGGCTCAAACCTGTGTTCGGCGGAATGCGCGTCAGAGCCATTACGACCGACAAACTCCAAGAGTTCATCGCCAAACGGTTGCAGGAGGGTGCAGCAGCCGCTTCGGTCAATCGTGACTTGGATTGCTTGCATCGTATGATGGTAATCGGATCTCGCCAGACGCCCCCCAAGGTGGGCCGCATTCCTCATTTCCCCAAGCTGGCTGAGCACAATGTCCGCGAAGGCTTCCTGGAGCACGATGAGTTCCTTTCTATTCGAGGGGCAGCGCCGGACCATCTGAAGGTGGCCATGACCATCGGCTACTACACGGGGATGAGGTTGAGGGAAATCATCAGCGAACGGGGTCTTCGGTGGGATCAGGTGAAACTGGAGGAAGGCAGCATCCGCCTTTCCTCAAGCGAGACGAAGACCAAGACACCTCGCGTCATCTACATGGCCGATGATTTCTTGTTGGTCATGAAGAAAGCCAGAGAGATTCAGGTACGCGATTTTCCATCTTGCCCATATGTGTGTCATCGGAATGGCCAGCCGTTCAGCAACCTGAAAGTAGCCTGGAACACGGCCTGTAAGCGGGTCGGGGTTATGGGGAAAACCTTTCATGACCTCCGCCGCACGGGAGTGAGAAACCTCATACGAGCAGGGGTGCCTGAGACGGTCGCGATGAAGATCAGCGGACACAAAACACGATCAGTATTTGACCGCTACAACATCACCAGCGAGGATGATCTCCGTGAAGCCGCGAAGCGACTGAATCGGTACATTCAGGAGAAAAAGGTTACACTTTCGGTGACACCAGAGATACTTGAGGAAGAAAGCCGGGAGGATGGTGAATCACAACCTATTGATATATGGCGGAGGGGGCGAGATTTGAACTCGCGGATGGGTTACCCCATCTCCGGTTTTCAAGACCGGCACGTTCGGCCGCTCCGTCACCCCTCCGTGTGCAATATACGGTGTGATCTCAATGGGTTCGCTTGGTAGGCCTTCCACCATTTCTAAGTGAGGGTCCGCCTGGGGCGCGTTTTCGGCATACATCACTTCCGATGTGACCGTCTCAACGGACTCATCATCCAGTCGGTGTACTTGATGCCGATGGTCTCCCTCAAAGAGGTGCGAGTATACATCCAATGTGATGTTGATGCTACTGTGACCGAGTTGTTGTTGGATGTATTTCACATTCGTGTTCTGCTGAATTAACAGACTGGCAAAGGTGTGTCTCAGGTCATGAAATCGTATTCGCCGAAGCCCAGCTGCTTCTAAGCAGGCATATAAGCCCTTCCTCAGTATCTCATTGGTCATGCGGTTGCCGTATGGAGTCAAGAACACCCATTTCTGCATGGGTTGTCCCTTCAGATTCGCTTCAAGCTGTCGAGTCTCTTTGAGTTTCAGCAACTCCGCTTTCAGCTGAGGAGACAGATCCACACGCCTTATCCGGTTAGTTTTAGTAGATGTCTCCTGTCTTCTCACGACATTGTTTCTGACCTCAAGGAAAGCGCCCACGAAGTCAATATCCTCCCATCTCAAGCCGATCAGTTCACCTTCCCTCAGTCCTGTCCTGACGGCACAAAGGAGTGAGGGATGGATCAAGTGAAACCGATCTTTGGCAGTGGCAAGTAGAGACCTTACCTCGGCTGCAGTGAGTGGGTTGATATGAGCGCTTGTCGCCTTGCATCCCTTCACAATCATTCCAACCTTGGAAACTGGATTCGCGCTCACGGTGCCATCGTCAATGGCATGGTTGTACAGCTCTCGGAGCGGGGTCAGGATGTTGAGGATCGTCCGCTTTGTCAGTCCCTGATCGTTTAGTTTAGCAACAAAGTCCTTAACATCCTTTCTGGTCACACGATCCAGTGTATGGGAACCCAGGGCAGGGTAGATGTGCTTATTACAGACCTGCCGATAGCCTGAGCTTGTTGAGAATTTGCAATTGGTTTCAACATAGGTCTTAAGCCAATTCTCCATGTATTCTTTGAGAGTAACCTTGACCGTTTCGTTCTGTAAAAGGACTACGGAACTTCCATTGGCAGCCGCCCATTTAATCTTTGCTTCGATCTTCCTCGCAAAGTCCAATGCCACTTTTTTGTCAGAGAACCGTTTCCTCTTTCGGTTGTTGTTGTGGATGATGGAAACCCACCAGCCAGACTTCCCGTTCCGCTGGGTGACTTTGACTCCCATTCGTTCCTCCTTCCATTGAATTGTTGGACGTATTGCTCATGTCCGCATTGTATGCTATAATCCTAGCATAATATGACACTACATAACAATAACGCTATTGACATTATTGAATCGGTACTGTAAAGGTCCGGTATGGATTCAAAGGTACTACCTAAAGAGCAGTTTAATCTCCGCATCGATTCCGCGTTGGCCATGCAGACAAAGATTCTTGCCATTCAGAGAAAACAACGCCCAAATGCGATTGTCGAGGAGGCCTTGAGAGACCTTCTAAAGAAGTACAAGGTCAAAAGCTGAGGGTGTGACAATCGCTGGGGGACTTCCTCTAGCGCTGTATTGCTCGATTTTCCTCCATCTCTTTCAGAGTTTCATCGACCAAAGCATTAATATCCAATTGGACCACTTGTCCTGGTCAAGAAATGGTCAATGTCTATTGGGCGAACAAGAACTTTGGTCCTAGGCCCTGCCTGATAACTCGGTAGGCCCCCACCAAGCCAACGCTTCATAGTCCGGGAAGAAACTCCGGCCCATACGGCTGCTTGCTTCAATGGTAGATAACCCGGTTTATCCATCGTTCAGCTAAATCGCGGTTCCATAGGGACCCACTGAATGACTCGATTTCCATTGTTTGCTGTCGAATGCACAATCCATTGAAATCATTGAGAATGACATTTCTGCTCTTTTTGTATATTCCTCTGGGGCATATAGAACCCATCCCCCTCAGACCAATCTCCAAAGTGTGGACCCAGATAAGCCCAGACTAGCCGAGACTATCTCCGTTCCTTGAGCCATTTCAGTACAGAAGCAAGGTGATACCGCCTCAATCGGTCCTGGCCGATACAGGGCAGGCCCTTTTTTCTCCAACGCCGTATCGTGGACGGACTATAGCCAAGGTAGCTTCGTAGATCGGGTTCGCTCAGGTAACGATCTGTCTGTATGTTCTCATCCGTGGTCGCTGAACTCGTCATTCATGCCCTCCAATGGCCTTAATAGGTCATTACTGGATCAATCTGGTAATCCCCGCCTTTCACCTACTATTACCCCTTACAGTTTCCGCCAAGATTTCCGTCATGGCGGATTAAGTCCCCCCGCGCCGATAGAAGGTGACAAGTGCGGCGGTCTTAAACCGCCGCCATGTCTTCTATCTATAGGCGTTGGCGGTTGGCGGAATCGTTTCCACCGCTCAAAGCCCCCTAGACAGCGTTTACCTCTGGCCGTAGCCGATATTTCCCATGGGCAATCCTTTCAACCGTTCCCTCATCGCATAGGTCCTCTAGCGCATATTCTCCTGTACGCTCGGCAATGCCTTGCAGCCTGAGGTACGCCAGAAGGTCTTTCCTCGTTGAAGTGAACATCTGCTGATCTCGCAAATAGGCAAGAATCGCTTCCTTAGCCTCCTGAGCCTTGCTTCGGTCTTCCTCACCATTCGCAGGCTGTCCGACATAGCGCATGATCACCGAACTTTGCTCGTCATCGATGCCCTCGGTCACCAGTTGCACTTTGAAGGGCTCGATTTCAGGGGCAACACGGTTCTTCTCGCAACGGATCGTGAGCACGTCGTCTTGGCTTCGAGTGATCGCGTAGGCCAGATCGGCTCCTGCCAGGATGTCCGTTGAACCACTCGCACGATGCTTGACCGCGTCAGGATTCTGAGCGTTCGGCTTCTTCATATGATGGGAGATAATCAGTGTCTTCCCCGCCGACAGGATAGGAGAAGCACTGTCCCAAAACCTAGCCACATGCGTGGCTTCATTTTCGCTTCCAACGAGCACACGCCTCATGGTTTCGACCACAATTATTTCAGGGTCAAACCCGACTAACCGTAAATCCCTCAGTACGCCTTCCACCTTCTCTTCAGTGAAGCGCACACCTAAATGGCTGACGGCATGAAAGGGGATAGACACACCCTTCAATCCCATACCCTCCCCCATCCGCTTCACTCGCCGCCGTAGTTCATGGCCGGGCATCTCTTCGTCGATATAGAGCACGGATCGGGGCTCTGAAATTTCGAACGTATCGAGCCAGGCACGACCGGCAGCGAGGTGTAGGGACAGATCGAGCAATGTCCAGGATTTCATGGAACCATATTCCCCGAACACAACGATTCGAGATTGTCTTGGGATCAGCGGTTCCACAAGCCAGTCAATCGGCGGGAGTGGCTGCTCCATGATGCTCTCAAAAGACACCAGTAGGTCGGCAAGGTCAGGAAACATAAAATGATTCGTCGCGTCATCATCGAATGAGGTCATGTCATCTCCATGGGTAAAGTTAAGTGTCAAGGCACACCAATGGCGCACCCGGTTCGGGGTATACCTGGCCATGGAATGCCACTCTGTAATCGAGGGTAGAGAGACGAGGTGACCAATGAAGCTGGGTCACCTGCGGAGGGCCCATCCGCCGTCTTCTATACGGTCATGCCCTGCAAGCCCGTAGAGGATGTTCAGATCTAGGAATCACTCATGGTGGCCCTCCTCAAAGAGGAAAAGGATAATGTTATTCAGCGGCATGTGGGTTATGACCTTCATTTCTGATGAGGATGACTACATCTAGCGACCATGAATTTTTGTCAATACCAAATATTGTGTGTGTACTGGGGAATGAGAGGAAAGCCTGTGGATAGTCTTAATGTGAACGACAAATTATCCACCAAAATGACCCCTAGAATAAGGCCTCAGCAAATTACCCTCGTTATTTGAATCGACCGCCGAGACCGAGAACCACAACGTGTGTATCTGCCACATCCGTCTCATACCGGCTAAGAAACC is a genomic window containing:
- a CDS encoding AAA family ATPase, whose product is MMDVAELATLSRQHLLSESSEDLLLTHTEVSGLHRLTSQSYPLEFVFDRLAERHGEERAELTVNYLGRPLMESISVTLTSAVTHKKLAGQLEDLVSSAPWDLLLPHACATVLKKHRAGEPLVTICSQTPIEPLTFSINPIVFKGKISILYSNGGQGKSTFALLLAMLSSVGGSVAGFSALNGNSLFLDFEDDVSVHARRLQAIQMGHPDLLSARVAYRRCVEPLHKFAPMLIRQIQQDHIQFVVVDSILAATGGDSSAEATTQLFIALRALNVSVLLIGHTPKNLAEGQDSPTLYGSVFNSNFARATWELKKEQEVGEDRLIIGLLNRKSNLSRLHAPIGLQISHEDGGTRITFEPYDLADVPDMAAELPLPNRIRNLLESDGTPRYAKAIADELGASLPNVRTTLSRNDGRKWVHLQGEGKELLWTVLNARN
- a CDS encoding helix-turn-helix domain-containing protein, with the protein product MKHPLPTKRLYSLPEAAMYLGRSTWSIRRLIWNGELPQVRAGGRVHVDVRDLDEFIDKNKTCEETVPSVVQRLDREKVEMLSNGIT
- a CDS encoding helix-turn-helix transcriptional regulator is translated as MRIRAIRESKGLSIRALAAKAKMAYPFLCNVENGKVDPSLSTLRRLAKALKVKVVELIDE
- a CDS encoding helix-turn-helix domain-containing protein, which produces MTSSATTDENIQTDRYLSEPDLRSYLGYSPSTIRRWRKKGLPCIGQDRLRRYHLASVLKWLKERR
- a CDS encoding AAA family ATPase, whose amino-acid sequence is MTSFDDDATNHFMFPDLADLLVSFESIMEQPLPPIDWLVEPLIPRQSRIVVFGEYGSMKSWTLLDLSLHLAAGRAWLDTFEISEPRSVLYIDEEMPGHELRRRVKRMGEGMGLKGVSIPFHAVSHLGVRFTEEKVEGVLRDLRLVGFDPEIIVVETMRRVLVGSENEATHVARFWDSASPILSAGKTLIISHHMKKPNAQNPDAVKHRASGSTDILAGADLAYAITRSQDDVLTIRCEKNRVAPEIEPFKVQLVTEGIDDEQSSVIMRYVGQPANGEEDRSKAQEAKEAILAYLRDQQMFTSTRKDLLAYLRLQGIAERTGEYALEDLCDEGTVERIAHGKYRLRPEVNAV